In Halobaculum limi, one DNA window encodes the following:
- a CDS encoding MutS-related protein — MRLEQYWGVGPKTAETLRDSLGEEAAIAAIESADVRTLVEGGVPRGRATRVLRRAYGKAGMDLFGTRDAREVYDELLDIAAEYAVTAHAADRVRVLTPLTSDDRRRQRLDDVLEARDAWAGLDESDREAVVEAFDEYDDAGGTDRAALECALALRAAGLRGGTFAALDGVDEGALREAADALAALTDDGVAAGVDDRLDRLREQAADARALADSAYDVVETVRERGARDADAFQSAVVEYVAGETDLTRGRVQSAAPDGAVDSADFVGSTLRTLADELETEAADRADQVRADLEADVEAGGVDVERVVDAVGDIAFLLSLARFAVEHDLTRPDLDATGVAVRGARNLFLSGDVQPVTYAVGDHSLDGDAPTGNRVAVLTGANSGGKTTLLETVCQVVILASMGLPVPAEAAEVGRFDTVVFHRRHASFNAGVLESTLKSVVPPLVGEGRTLMLVDEFEAITEPGRAADLLNGLVELTVDRGAVGVYVTHLAEDLSPLPDVARIDGIFAEGLTNDLDLLVDYQPRFGVIGKSTPEFIVSRLVANASDRAVRQGFEELAAAVGEEAVQRTLSDAEWSGST; from the coding sequence ATGCGACTGGAGCAGTACTGGGGCGTCGGGCCCAAGACGGCCGAGACGCTCCGCGATTCGCTCGGCGAGGAGGCGGCCATCGCCGCCATCGAGTCGGCGGACGTGCGAACGCTCGTCGAGGGCGGCGTGCCGCGCGGCCGGGCGACTCGCGTGCTCCGCCGAGCGTACGGGAAAGCGGGGATGGATCTGTTCGGTACCCGTGACGCTCGTGAGGTGTACGACGAGTTGCTCGACATCGCCGCCGAGTACGCCGTCACCGCTCACGCCGCCGACCGCGTGCGCGTGCTCACGCCGCTCACGAGCGACGACCGCCGCCGACAGCGACTGGACGACGTGTTGGAGGCGCGCGACGCGTGGGCCGGACTGGACGAGTCTGATCGTGAAGCCGTCGTCGAGGCATTCGACGAGTACGACGACGCCGGCGGCACCGACCGCGCGGCGCTCGAGTGCGCGCTCGCGCTCCGAGCGGCGGGCCTACGTGGTGGCACCTTCGCCGCTCTCGACGGCGTCGACGAGGGCGCACTTCGGGAGGCGGCCGACGCCCTCGCGGCGCTCACGGACGACGGCGTCGCCGCGGGCGTCGACGACAGACTCGACCGCCTGCGCGAACAGGCCGCAGACGCCCGCGCACTCGCGGACTCCGCGTACGACGTGGTCGAGACGGTGCGCGAGCGTGGCGCACGCGACGCCGACGCGTTCCAGTCGGCGGTCGTCGAGTACGTCGCGGGCGAGACGGATCTCACGCGCGGACGGGTCCAGTCGGCCGCGCCCGACGGTGCCGTCGACTCCGCGGACTTCGTCGGGTCGACGCTACGGACGCTCGCCGACGAGTTAGAGACGGAGGCGGCCGACCGCGCCGACCAGGTACGCGCTGATCTCGAGGCCGACGTCGAAGCCGGCGGCGTCGACGTGGAACGCGTCGTCGACGCCGTCGGCGACATCGCCTTCCTCCTCTCGCTTGCGCGGTTCGCCGTCGAACACGACCTCACTCGGCCCGATCTAGACGCGACAGGCGTCGCCGTCAGGGGTGCGCGCAACCTCTTTCTCTCGGGCGACGTGCAACCCGTCACCTACGCCGTCGGCGACCACTCGCTGGACGGCGACGCACCGACGGGCAACCGCGTGGCGGTGTTGACTGGGGCCAACTCCGGCGGGAAGACGACGCTGTTGGAGACGGTATGTCAGGTGGTCATCCTCGCGTCGATGGGCCTGCCGGTGCCCGCCGAGGCCGCCGAGGTCGGGCGATTCGACACCGTCGTCTTCCACCGCCGGCACGCCTCGTTCAACGCGGGGGTGCTGGAGTCGACGCTGAAGTCGGTCGTCCCACCGCTGGTGGGCGAGGGACGCACGCTGATGCTCGTCGACGAATTCGAGGCCATCACAGAACCGGGTCGGGCGGCGGACCTGCTCAACGGCCTCGTGGAACTGACCGTCGACCGTGGCGCAGTCGGCGTGTACGTCACCCACCTCGCGGAGGACCTCTCGCCGCTCCCGGACGTGGCCCGCATCGACGGCATCTTCGCGGAGGGCCTGACGAACGACCTAGATCTGCTCGTCGACTACCAGCCTCGCTTCGGCGTCATCGGCAAGTCGACGCCGGAGTTCATCGTCTCGCGACTGGTGGCGAACGCCTCCGACCGCGCGGTTAGACAAGGGTTCGAAGAACTCGCGGCCGCCGTCGGCGAGGAAGCCGTCCAACGCACGCTCTCGGACGCGGAATGGTCGGGGAGTACGTGA
- a CDS encoding NAD-dependent epimerase/dehydratase family protein has product MDLTGATVLVTGGGGLIGSHLAGHLQDHYDATVRVVDDFSKGDRDRVPDGVDVVTADLTDEAATADAVTADLDAVFHLAAYTDTNFDDDRTLFEENTEMTYNVLEAMEDAGVTNLAFTSSSTVYGEAPRPTPEDYAPLEPISIYGSSKLADEAIVSTYAKSYGFTAWVYRFANIVGPYQRGNVVPDFIQKLQADPEELEILGDGRQEKSYLHVTDCVDAMCHVVEHGDRDLNTYNLGSRTTTSVNRIADIVSEEMGLDPEYAYTGGDRGWTGDVPKMRLSVEKLSALGWEPPTSSDDAVRRATRDLLDELA; this is encoded by the coding sequence ATGGATCTCACCGGAGCCACCGTCCTCGTGACGGGCGGGGGCGGCCTCATCGGTTCCCACCTCGCGGGGCACCTCCAAGACCACTACGACGCGACGGTTCGCGTCGTCGACGACTTCTCGAAGGGCGACCGCGATCGGGTCCCCGACGGCGTCGACGTCGTGACTGCAGACCTCACCGACGAGGCGGCGACTGCCGATGCGGTCACCGCGGACCTCGACGCTGTCTTCCACCTCGCGGCGTACACGGACACGAACTTCGACGACGACCGGACGCTGTTCGAGGAGAACACCGAGATGACGTACAACGTCCTCGAAGCGATGGAAGACGCCGGCGTCACGAATCTCGCCTTTACCTCTTCCTCGACCGTCTACGGCGAGGCCCCTCGCCCGACGCCGGAGGACTACGCGCCGCTGGAACCGATCAGCATCTACGGCTCCTCGAAACTCGCGGACGAAGCGATCGTCTCGACGTACGCGAAGAGTTACGGCTTCACCGCGTGGGTGTACCGCTTCGCCAACATCGTCGGGCCGTACCAGCGCGGCAACGTCGTCCCCGACTTCATCCAGAAACTGCAGGCCGACCCCGAGGAACTGGAGATACTCGGCGACGGCCGCCAGGAGAAGTCGTACCTCCACGTCACCGACTGCGTCGACGCGATGTGTCACGTCGTCGAACACGGCGACCGCGACCTCAACACCTACAATTTGGGATCACGGACGACCACCTCGGTGAACCGCATCGCCGACATCGTCAGCGAAGAGATGGGACTGGACCCCGAGTACGCCTACACCGGCGGCGACCGTGGGTGGACCGGCGACGTGCCGAAGATGCGCCTCTCCGTCGAGAAACTCTCGGCGCTCGGGTGGGAACCGCCCACATCCAGCGACGACGCCGTCCGCCGCGCGACGCGCGACCTCCTCGACGAACTGGCCTGA
- a CDS encoding bacteriorhodopsin has translation MVAPGTVVYALGTVAMLVGVAVVVHLLGNDDLDAGAGRFRLLLAIPAFAALSYAAMAAGIGQFSVGGYTVDTMRYVDWFVTTPVLVAYVGHVVDVDRRWLVGAAGADAVMIAAGWVATTTTGVTRWTGFAVSCVAFLALLYVLFRVFPRKAQTDTPERRRLFFRLRNQIGILWMLYPVIWLASPVGFGLVSTLGTAMLVTFMDVAAKVPYTWVVYEHRGIFGRTDAAATGTDGENGDVRPVGDDGPAPVAD, from the coding sequence ATGGTGGCGCCTGGAACGGTCGTGTACGCGCTCGGAACCGTCGCGATGCTCGTCGGTGTGGCCGTCGTCGTCCACCTCCTCGGCAACGACGACCTCGACGCCGGCGCCGGTCGATTCCGCCTCTTGCTCGCGATCCCCGCGTTCGCGGCGCTGTCGTACGCCGCGATGGCCGCCGGGATCGGCCAGTTCTCCGTAGGTGGGTACACCGTCGACACGATGCGGTACGTCGACTGGTTCGTGACCACGCCCGTCCTCGTCGCCTACGTCGGGCACGTCGTCGACGTCGACAGACGGTGGCTCGTCGGCGCGGCGGGCGCCGACGCGGTGATGATCGCTGCTGGCTGGGTCGCGACGACGACCACCGGAGTGACTCGCTGGACCGGATTCGCTGTCTCCTGTGTGGCGTTTCTGGCGCTGTTGTACGTCTTGTTCCGCGTGTTTCCACGGAAGGCACAGACCGACACGCCGGAACGCCGTCGGCTGTTCTTCCGTCTGCGCAACCAGATCGGGATCCTCTGGATGCTGTACCCGGTCATCTGGCTTGCGAGTCCGGTCGGCTTCGGCCTCGTCTCGACGCTCGGAACGGCGATGCTGGTGACGTTCATGGACGTGGCCGCGAAGGTGCCGTACACGTGGGTCGTCTACGAACACCGGGGTATCTTCGGCCGGACGGACGCGGCGGCGACCGGAACCGACGGAGAGAACGGCGACGTTCGACCGGTGGGCGACGACGGGCCCGCACCAGTGGCCGATTGA
- a CDS encoding S8 family peptidase, giving the protein MVYRDGKTRRDVLKATGAAVATTGLAGMASGSPGTIEVNVGYSDESGRRAALSAASDVVREFNFDALTMRVNENAIQGLQQRPDVRYVEENGEMHALAQQLTWGIDRTDSEVAHANGSTGAGADVAILDTGIDSDHPDLQANLGSGTAFVKSRGRYAEDWDDDNDHGTHCAGIAGADDNSQGVRGVSTEATLHAVKVLDKRGSGSFSDIAAGVEYVADQGWDVGSMSLGASSGSAALKDACSYAQNKGVLLVAAAGNSGPCTDCVGYPAAYPECMAVSSSASDDSLSGFSSTGPEVEIIAPGSSIYSTVPGGYDTFSGTSMATPHVAGAAGQLMANGYTNAEARSRLTSTAEDLGLASNEQGAGLLDTAAALGYDSSDN; this is encoded by the coding sequence ATGGTATATCGTGACGGGAAGACACGGCGTGACGTACTGAAGGCGACCGGCGCGGCGGTCGCGACGACCGGCCTCGCGGGAATGGCGTCCGGGTCGCCGGGGACTATCGAGGTCAACGTCGGCTACAGCGACGAGAGCGGTCGTCGGGCGGCGCTGTCGGCCGCCAGCGACGTGGTGCGGGAGTTCAACTTCGACGCCCTCACGATGCGGGTCAACGAGAACGCCATCCAGGGCCTCCAGCAGCGTCCGGACGTGCGCTACGTCGAGGAGAACGGCGAGATGCACGCCCTCGCGCAGCAACTGACGTGGGGCATCGACCGGACCGACTCGGAGGTGGCCCACGCGAACGGGTCGACCGGCGCGGGCGCGGACGTCGCCATCCTCGACACCGGCATCGACTCCGACCACCCGGACCTGCAGGCGAACCTCGGATCGGGCACGGCGTTCGTCAAATCCCGCGGCCGGTACGCCGAAGACTGGGACGACGACAACGACCACGGCACCCACTGTGCCGGCATCGCCGGAGCCGACGACAACAGTCAGGGCGTGCGCGGCGTCTCGACGGAGGCGACGCTGCACGCGGTGAAAGTGCTCGACAAGCGCGGGTCGGGGTCGTTCTCCGACATCGCCGCCGGCGTCGAGTACGTCGCCGACCAGGGCTGGGACGTCGGGTCGATGAGCCTCGGTGCGTCCTCGGGGTCGGCGGCGCTGAAAGACGCCTGTAGCTACGCCCAGAACAAGGGCGTGCTCCTCGTCGCGGCCGCTGGCAACTCCGGGCCGTGTACCGACTGCGTGGGCTACCCGGCCGCGTACCCCGAGTGTATGGCCGTCTCCTCGTCCGCCAGCGACGACTCGCTGTCCGGGTTCTCCTCGACGGGACCGGAAGTCGAGATCATCGCGCCCGGATCGAGCATCTACTCGACGGTCCCTGGCGGCTACGACACCTTTTCGGGGACGTCGATGGCGACGCCCCACGTCGCTGGTGCCGCCGGCCAGTTGATGGCCAACGGCTACACGAACGCCGAGGCACGGTCGCGGCTGACGTCGACCGCCGAGGATCTCGGCCTCGCGTCGAACGAACAGGGCGCGGGCCTCCTCGACACCGCGGCGGCGCTCGGGTACGACTCCAGCGACAACTGA
- a CDS encoding BsuPI-related putative proteinase inhibitor has product MSSSLDATLTVAPTDDGLSLSLTVENAGTDAVDLSFSDGQRAEFVARDAAHGEVVWRWSDGRMFTMALGSETLAAGESATYEGTWESPPAGEYEVTASLATGDTDAAATMMVVVPADE; this is encoded by the coding sequence ATGTCCAGTTCACTCGACGCGACGCTCACAGTCGCACCGACCGACGACGGACTCTCACTGTCGCTGACGGTCGAGAACGCCGGCACCGACGCGGTCGACCTCTCGTTCAGCGACGGCCAACGAGCGGAGTTCGTCGCCCGCGACGCAGCGCACGGCGAGGTAGTCTGGCGCTGGAGCGACGGGCGGATGTTCACGATGGCGCTCGGGTCGGAGACGCTCGCGGCGGGCGAGTCCGCCACCTACGAGGGGACGTGGGAGTCGCCACCGGCCGGCGAGTACGAGGTGACGGCGTCGCTCGCGACCGGAGATACCGACGCTGCAGCGACGATGATGGTCGTCGTTCCTGCAGACGAGTGA
- a CDS encoding UPF0058 family protein: protein MRKNELIHLHGLLRMLADRLIETGTVDDDDLAAYRSLELTPMSLQASRDDHEAAVLLLSELLATAVATDEMMTADAATPTGDEPPTERATESTDNADATEPPVH from the coding sequence CGGGTTGTTGCGGATGCTCGCCGACCGCTTGATCGAGACTGGTACCGTGGACGACGACGACCTCGCAGCGTACCGCTCGCTGGAACTCACGCCGATGTCGCTGCAGGCGTCGCGCGACGACCACGAGGCAGCGGTGTTGCTGCTCAGCGAACTGCTGGCGACGGCGGTAGCGACCGACGAGATGATGACGGCCGATGCTGCGACACCGACAGGTGACGAACCGCCCACCGAGCGAGCGACTGAGTCGACCGACAATGCGGACGCGACCGAACCGCCCGTCCACTGA
- a CDS encoding methyl-accepting chemotaxis protein yields MVQFIRRSFAVKLVIGFVVTAGAVVAYGLLTRNVVGTILMSTAGQVVLGAYLGTNIVVSMRTLETQTEAIADGDLDVRVRTSREDELGRVYSAVDRMRGSLSERIREAQTAQEEAEVAEERAQSLASDYQQVASDYASTIRSVADGDLTVRVDVDHDHEAMETVGEEFNAAVDELEATLARVDTFATDVADGAADVRSAAEQIDDRTDDVIEATDEIDADTDEQRARTRAGADEVGDLSSTAEEIAVTTDDLVDTTDDAAVASEEAREAADDAIDTMDDVEETMTEAVERIDALDDATAEITEAAELIRDIAAQTDMLALNASIEAARAGEGGTEGDGFAVVAEEVKGLAEETGNRADAIAEMIAEVRTETERAAESIRTTNEQVGEGATTVAAAVDRLDEIVDYVEDIDHGVREISKTTSEQAESASTAAQTLDDLAEISDRTADRTAEAADAAAEQSTAVDAVVAESEAFRERSTALTDVLADFSIREGAGDRHSTAAPDAGGSRPAVSDGGAAVHDGGDR; encoded by the coding sequence ATGGTACAGTTCATACGCCGGAGTTTCGCCGTGAAACTCGTGATCGGGTTCGTGGTGACGGCCGGCGCAGTCGTCGCGTACGGCCTCCTCACGCGCAACGTCGTCGGGACGATACTGATGTCGACCGCCGGGCAGGTGGTGCTCGGCGCGTACCTCGGCACGAATATCGTCGTCTCGATGCGAACGCTCGAGACACAGACGGAAGCGATCGCGGACGGCGACTTGGACGTCCGCGTCAGGACCTCGCGCGAAGACGAACTCGGGCGGGTGTACAGTGCCGTCGACCGGATGCGCGGGTCGCTCTCCGAGCGGATCAGGGAAGCACAGACGGCACAGGAGGAAGCGGAGGTCGCCGAAGAGCGTGCTCAGTCGCTCGCGAGCGACTACCAGCAGGTCGCGAGCGACTACGCGTCGACGATCCGGTCGGTGGCCGACGGCGACCTCACCGTCCGCGTCGACGTCGACCACGACCACGAGGCGATGGAGACCGTCGGCGAAGAGTTCAACGCCGCGGTGGACGAACTGGAGGCGACGCTCGCCAGGGTCGACACGTTTGCGACGGACGTCGCGGACGGCGCGGCCGACGTTCGGTCCGCCGCCGAACAGATCGACGACCGGACGGACGACGTGATCGAGGCGACCGACGAGATCGACGCAGACACCGACGAACAGCGTGCTCGCACGCGGGCCGGTGCCGACGAGGTCGGTGACCTGTCCTCGACGGCCGAGGAGATCGCGGTGACCACGGACGACCTCGTGGACACGACCGACGACGCGGCGGTGGCCTCCGAGGAAGCACGCGAGGCGGCCGACGACGCTATCGACACGATGGACGACGTCGAGGAGACGATGACGGAGGCGGTCGAGCGGATCGACGCTCTCGACGACGCGACGGCGGAGATCACCGAGGCGGCCGAACTCATCCGCGACATCGCAGCGCAGACCGATATGCTGGCGCTCAACGCCTCTATCGAGGCGGCCCGCGCCGGTGAGGGGGGCACCGAGGGCGACGGCTTCGCCGTCGTCGCCGAGGAGGTGAAAGGCCTTGCAGAGGAGACCGGCAATCGCGCGGATGCGATCGCCGAGATGATCGCAGAAGTGCGCACCGAGACCGAGCGAGCGGCCGAGTCGATCCGGACCACCAACGAACAGGTCGGCGAGGGGGCGACGACCGTCGCGGCGGCGGTCGACCGCCTCGACGAGATCGTCGACTACGTCGAAGACATCGACCACGGTGTTCGCGAGATCAGCAAGACGACGAGCGAACAGGCTGAGTCGGCCTCGACGGCCGCGCAGACGCTCGACGACCTGGCGGAGATCAGCGACCGGACGGCCGACCGAACCGCAGAGGCGGCCGACGCCGCCGCAGAACAGTCGACCGCCGTCGACGCCGTCGTCGCCGAGTCGGAGGCGTTCCGCGAGCGGTCGACAGCGTTGACGGACGTCCTCGCCGACTTCTCAATCCGCGAGGGTGCCGGTGACCGGCACTCGACTGCGGCACCCGACGCCGGTGGCAGTCGCCCCGCAGTGAGCGACGGCGGCGCCGCCGTCCACGACGGGGGTGATCGCTGA
- a CDS encoding DUF2797 domain-containing protein, translated as MQVVGYETPAGALFVSDADPATDAPPGTPTGDVDRIALDPGTDLSWRLGERRCAGTVHEGGHVVCDADDAPYCDDHRSTWVCARCTGTCLKDEMDCFDDHAIYLAAFAPDTFKVGVTREWRLETRLREQGADRAVHLRTVDDGRIAREIESGIAANGLDRHSDEPTAVARPDTDGIPDRVRVPTKVAGLAATVDEAAWDRLLDGVDYEASFSFDYDLDLSERPVAETLASGTVVGTKGRILTVENAGTTYAVDMRDLVGYELLDGDDGEGRDLQSSLGAFG; from the coding sequence GTGCAGGTCGTGGGCTACGAAACGCCGGCGGGCGCGTTGTTCGTCAGCGACGCCGACCCCGCGACCGATGCCCCGCCCGGGACGCCAACCGGCGACGTCGACCGAATCGCCCTCGACCCCGGAACCGACCTCTCGTGGCGCCTCGGCGAGCGACGCTGTGCCGGGACGGTCCACGAGGGCGGCCACGTCGTCTGCGACGCCGACGACGCGCCCTACTGCGACGACCACCGCTCGACGTGGGTGTGTGCGCGGTGTACTGGGACGTGTCTGAAAGACGAGATGGACTGCTTCGACGACCACGCCATCTACCTCGCGGCGTTCGCGCCGGACACGTTCAAGGTGGGCGTCACCAGAGAGTGGCGATTGGAGACGCGCCTGCGCGAACAGGGCGCCGACCGCGCGGTCCACCTCCGCACCGTCGACGACGGCCGCATCGCCCGTGAGATCGAGTCGGGGATCGCCGCGAACGGCCTCGACCGACACAGCGACGAGCCCACCGCGGTCGCCCGTCCCGACACCGATGGAATCCCCGACCGCGTACGGGTGCCGACGAAGGTCGCGGGCCTCGCAGCCACCGTCGACGAAGCCGCGTGGGACCGCCTCCTCGACGGCGTCGACTACGAGGCCTCCTTCTCGTTCGACTACGACCTCGACCTCAGCGAACGCCCGGTGGCCGAGACGCTCGCCTCGGGGACCGTCGTCGGGACGAAAGGGCGGATCCTCACGGTGGAGAACGCGGGGACGACGTACGCGGTCGATATGCGTGACCTCGTCGGCTACGAACTCCTCGACGGCGACGACGGCGAGGGGCGCGACCTCCAGTCGAGTCTCGGTGCGTTCGGCTGA